From the Mya arenaria isolate MELC-2E11 chromosome 17, ASM2691426v1 genome, the window GTCAGGACCGTACTCCCAAAGCTGTTCAAATATAGAAGTATTACACATAGAGAACATACAAACTTTAAGTGGTTACTTTATCATTTCTCATTATCTATAAtggaattatatttatttcagcttGCGTATTCTGCCGGTAAGATTgtattaatacatacaaaatttTGCCGATTTGTCGTATTATGTTGTGTGTGCATCATAAAGTCAAAcaaatttcatattattttttgataaaattgaaatataagataaaaaaaaaaagataattacaaTTCACATTTGAAACACAGaactgtttcatttaaaaaaaaataatgttttgtgataaaaaaatatatatatatatatatatatatatcaaaaaataaaatgaacatcaaGGGATACACTGAGTGCCAAccatacaaataaacaatatcttgaatgtagaatcaattTCCCAATAggtaaaaagataaaataaaagtcGAAAATGGCAGGTCTTTTGAGTCGGGACAAGGTaagcatatttcatttaatattgatttttttaaaccaacaaaAACCTTAGTGCTATAGATTGTAGAACACAAATGAATagtaatgtatatttttaaaaatattttgcagaCAAAAACTTTCGCCCCTTTCTTACTTTAAAATCAACATGTCCAGAAGATAGCACATAATGCCTCCGTCATAATGCTGCTATTGTCAGACTATACATGAtgatttgttgtttaaaaatgttcacacgtttattttcaataatcaaaTTCATCCTGTATGACTTATATTAACTAACGTAGTTAAATTGcaacaaatgaaaaacatttgttcttatacacattcattctatttcagcttataaCCGAAATATGTCATGGATGCTTTATAAACTGTTGATGATCATGACCAGGTTGCTTTCAATGATTTTGAGCATTGTTTCTGCACAACTATTAAGACGACGTAGTGGAGAAGATCTGATTGTCGAGATTCAATTAATTCGTTCAGGCTTAGAGTCGAACCCTGGTCCTAGGGATTGGATCGGTGAGtcattacatacatgtaaatacaattaTGTTAGATACCGAACGGCCAACCACTTTCTTACTTGCACAATCTCTAAGCTCAACCAATAATGCTTGGTCCCTAGTGATGTGCTTAACCcagatatatatttgtaaactcCACATCGGTCAAAATCTTTACCCAAGGAAAAATACAGTGTGAATGTGCCTGCATTATATTAAATGCACAAGAAAGCTTGGACTAGGTCCTGCAAGATAGGATCACAGTGAGCACGACTTCCAGCATAGAGGCATgagaaactatatatataaactaggtgtgtttatcaagtgttcaacactttaaaaatatgatatatatatatatatatatatatatatatatatatatatatatatatatatatatgatatatatatatatatatatatatatatcatatttactgtgttgtttgtgcaGTTTTGTGCGGTTGttccatatttcttgtttgtgatttttttgtgttatatgtcttcgGCTTTTAGCTTGTGTCATTAcatggggtttatgtttaaacattttgctactgagcatgtttctgtcgttttcgtataaatattgagagagacattattttggaaatacgTACATATTCGTGCAAAACACAATGACTGTTTTTTCTAGCCGAAATACCGCCTGAAATGCCCGCAACAGACGATGATCTTGCTTACTTGTCCAACTATATTGGAAAAGGATGGCGACATCTTGGAAGAAAGCTTGGACTAGGTCCTGCAAGATTGGACCACATTGAGCACGACTTCCAGCGGGGAGGCATGAGGGACCAAATTTTCCACATGCTGTTGAAGGTGAAAGCTCCGCCGTTGGAAGCAAGCCTGAAAGACATTCTGGAAACGCTCGATGTCATTGAAGCTGAATTCAGTATCACGGTTGAATGGAGCGAGCTTTCACTTCGATTcagtacatattttgtttagtgtttttGTGTATGATAAAAAACGTGAAAACAGTAAATGTACTATATAAGattgaatgaataaaacataattcactttatacaattttcaaaatgatcacatatatgtgttgttatttGTAATTATCATTAATACTACTTTACTTATGCTTGTTACCTAAAGATAGATGTGGATTTCCAGGCTTTGATCTATAAACGTTACAACAAGGTTGTCCGATAAGCGCAGTGGCTAACGCACTCGCTTTTCACTGAGGCGttccggcctgggcgcatgtgagtcgGGCTGGTGGTTAATTCGCCGGAAAAGTTGTTTTTCCCCGGGTTATCCGGTTTATCATAATCAAACATCAGTCTAAATACTTGTTAAATGCTCTCTTTTTTAACCTGCAGGAGCAATTCGGCAAAATCAACTGACAGAACAAGAGAACAATATATTGGCCTTGCAAGCAGAAAACGAGGAACTGAAGACTGAAAACCAGGAACTGAAGGAAAAGTTAGCCTCACTTGAACGCGACAGTGGAGCTCTAAAGAGGTGCTCCGAAGATGGGGACGCAGCGACTGGggttaaaaagataaaacacGAATAAATCATGAATGCACTTAAACAACAAAGCAAACGTTTCTACAAGACGTAATATTCGACATATCAATTCTAAACATCATTGTCGACGAATGGactatttaagtttaaattaatatatgacaATTCTAAATAAATGTCGTGTTAACACTTACAAATATATTAGATTTTATGCGTTAACGTATATATTGGAAACTGTAGACACTTTTATAAGacttaatatgtaaatataattttttcatataatatgtatcataaaatgataaaaaaacaaacaaacaaaaaaacattattctttTGAAAATTTCATTGTAGTTATGCTCATATCATATTCGTAGTGTgcaatgtttattatacatatcttaattattattattattatatatatcaagCACTTGTTTCACTGTATTAATATCGTAGGCTACATGATcgtattgtgtttattttatgtattgttgATTTGGGTGTTATTATTGTGTATCATATGTATACAACCTTTCTTctgccaaaataaatattatttcaaatcatgtgttttaaatattcccGGCATACGTTCGGTTTATGCTTTGTTCCATGGTCTACAAATGTTATTGAATAGTTGTGTTTGCTAAATGTGCTTTCAGCTTTATAAACGTTAGATCCTAATGCTACTTTGAAACTGCATCTAAGAAACtaccaggggcgtagccaggctttactgaatgttacgcacgaaaggggGGAGGGTGTgggaatatccctgtagccAGTGTGGGGTTTAGGGGCCTCATCAGGGGAAAAAAGTGTAAAATGAAACTAACATGTTGAGCTCTGATGTGTATTTGGGTGAATTTATAGGTTCGAAGCCGCTGACCttgtagttaccaagtgattgatttaggctcagaaagctatctagcacagagaagAAATGCTTACTTTAGCCGATCTTCcttttattcttatatcaatttttagcaAAGCActcgactttgatgccatttttcaaattgatgttacgcaccTGAGTCTACTACCTTAATAGTTCACTACTTCAATTGTAATTACCTGCAATTTTCTTATTAGTGACCAACAAGGGAGACTAATCATTTTGCATAAAAGTtgtgaatacaataattatggcagtatatgtataaaatgtgGTTAATG encodes:
- the LOC128224434 gene encoding uncharacterized protein LOC128224434, with protein sequence MVIMDMSMEESQCMQNTEEGSNDMKLLPNAFEPVKPLEIWPYFKKEECSQDVSNSTPMSENVFVPDPFLHCDVERHNCTDDTCGRISWVGICKEMCRAFLAYSAAYNRNMSWMLYKLLMIMTRLLSMILSIVSAQLLRRRSGEDLIVEIQLIRSGLESNPGPRDWIAEIPPEMPATDDDLAYLSNYIGKGWRHLGRKLGLGPARLDHIEHDFQRGGMRDQIFHMLLKVKAPPLEASLKDILETLDVIEAEFSITVEWSELSLRFRAIRQNQLTEQENNILALQAENEELKTENQELKEKLASLERDSGALKRCSEDGDAATGVKKIKHE